The Geothrix sp. DNA segment CGACGAAGAGGAGGACATTGCGGTTGTTCATGGGGTATCCGAGGCGGGGAGTCGACGGAGGGCCAGCCGGAGCTGGCTTTCAATGTCCTGGAAGCAGATGGTGTCAAGCGGCGGCGCCGAGCGCCCGGGTCGCACCCAGACCACCCAGGGCTGGCCCCTGAGCGGCTCCGAGCCAGCCAGGAAGGCCATCCTCACCTGGCGGCGGAAGCGATTGCGCTGGACGGCGGAGCCCGTCTTGCGGGGCGAGGTCACCAGCA contains these protein-coding regions:
- a CDS encoding ribonuclease P protein component, yielding MPTPLPRPLLGQSSWLDVRAWPLPATEGPLLLVTSPRKTGSAVQRNRFRRQVRMAFLAGSEPLRGQPWVVWVRPGRSAPPLDTICFQDIESQLRLALRRLPASDTP